Proteins from a genomic interval of Caulobacter sp. SL161:
- the rplI gene encoding 50S ribosomal protein L9 encodes MKVILLERVEGTGVLGDEVTVKDGFARNYLLPRGKALRATKANLATFEAQRAEIEARNVKNRESAAKNGEALDGTQYVLIRQAGESGQLYGSVAGRDVADAIKAEGGKVDRSMVVLDKPIKTLGVHEVKVKLHAEVTITVTLNIARSQDEAERQARGENVINSQFEEDRAAEAEAAQDMAEGGAGSFEGDHYEA; translated from the coding sequence ATGAAAGTCATTCTGCTCGAACGCGTTGAAGGCACCGGCGTCCTCGGCGACGAAGTCACCGTCAAGGACGGCTTCGCCCGGAACTACCTGCTGCCCCGCGGCAAGGCCCTGCGCGCCACCAAGGCGAACCTGGCCACCTTCGAAGCTCAGCGCGCTGAGATCGAAGCCCGCAACGTGAAGAACCGTGAATCGGCCGCCAAGAACGGCGAAGCCCTGGACGGCACGCAATACGTCCTGATCCGTCAAGCTGGCGAAAGCGGCCAGCTGTACGGTTCGGTCGCGGGCCGTGACGTCGCCGACGCCATCAAGGCCGAAGGCGGCAAGGTCGATCGTTCGATGGTCGTGCTGGACAAGCCGATCAAGACGCTCGGCGTTCACGAAGTGAAGGTGAAGCTGCACGCCGAAGTGACCATCACGGTCACCCTGAACATCGCGCGCAGCCAAGACGAAGCCGAGCGCCAAGCGCGCGGCGAGAACGTGATCAACTCGCAGTTCGAGGAAGATCGCGCGGCCGAAGCCGAAGCCGCCCAAGACATGGCGGAAGGCGGCGCCGGCTCGTTCGAAGGCGACCACTACGAAGCCTAA
- the rpsR gene encoding 30S ribosomal protein S18 — protein MTDTTAPEAGAPAAAAGGARRPFFRRRKVCPFSGANAPKIDYKDVKLLQRYVSERGKIVPSRITAVSAKKQRELAKAIKRARFLALLPYVVK, from the coding sequence ATGACCGATACGACTGCTCCTGAAGCCGGCGCTCCGGCCGCCGCCGCCGGCGGCGCTCGCCGCCCGTTCTTCCGTCGCCGCAAGGTTTGCCCGTTCTCGGGCGCCAACGCGCCGAAGATCGACTACAAGGACGTGAAGCTGCTGCAGCGTTACGTTTCCGAACGCGGCAAGATCGTTCCGTCGCGCATCACCGCGGTGTCGGCCAAGAAGCAACGCGAACTGGCCAAGGCCATCAAGCGCGCCCGCTTCCTGGCTCTGCTCCCCTACGTCGTGAAGTAA
- the rpsF gene encoding 30S ribosomal protein S6 translates to MAFYEHVVIARQDISPQQAEALNEQLKALIEENGGHIAKIEYWGLRNLTYRIKKNRKGHYSLLAIDAPAPAVKEMERQLLINEDVLRFMTIRVEELDLELSPVLARRDRGDRPERPREDFGAQAQA, encoded by the coding sequence ATGGCGTTCTACGAACACGTGGTCATCGCGCGGCAGGACATCTCGCCGCAACAGGCCGAAGCTCTGAACGAGCAACTCAAAGCCCTCATCGAAGAGAATGGCGGTCACATCGCCAAGATCGAGTACTGGGGCCTGCGTAACCTCACCTACCGCATCAAGAAGAACCGCAAGGGCCACTATTCCCTGCTCGCGATCGACGCCCCGGCGCCGGCCGTGAAGGAAATGGAGCGTCAGCTGCTCATCAACGAAGATGTGCTGCGCTTCATGACCATCCGCGTGGAAGAGCTGGACCTCGAACTCTCGCCGGTCCTGGCCCGTCGCGATCGCGGCGACCGCCCGGAACGTCCGCGCGAAGACTTCGGCGCTCAGGCTCAGGCGTAA